One Helicobacter suis HS1 genomic window, AAATCTACTAACACCACTAATTATGAAGTGGGTAAAATGGTCAGTGAGATTAAGGGCGAGTTTGGGGTGCTCACGCGTCTTAATGCAGCCGTTGTAGTAGATGGTAAATACCAGAAGGTTAATAAAAATGGGACGGAGAGCATGGAGTATGTGGCGCTTTCTGCTGCTGAGATGGATCAGATCAATGCGCTAGTTAAACAAGCCATTGGCTATAACCAGAATCGAGGCGATGCGGTTACGGTGAGCAATTTTGAGTTTAATGCTAAATCTACAAAATATGTACCCATGAGTGCGTATGAAAGAGTTGTGGCTACTACAGAGAAGGTTCTAGGTCCCTTTTCCTCTCTCTTTAAATATATCATCGTTGGGTTAGTACTCTATGTCTTTTATAAAAAGATCATTACACCCTTTAGCCAGCGCATGCTAGAAATCCAACCCGATGAGGAGGAACAAGTACAATCTCTCTTTGCGACTGAAGAAGAAGACGATGAGGAGGTAGATAAATTTGGTGAAATGCGTAAGAAAGTAGAAGATCAACTTGGTTTGAGTGCGAGCTTTGATGAGGAAGATGTGAAGTATGATATTATGCTAGAGCGGGTACGCCATTCTTTGAAAGAAAAACCTGAAGAAATCGCCTCTATGTTTAAATTGCTGATTAAAGATGAGGTTGCTATTACTAATACGAAGGAAAAATGATGGCTAAACTAACTCCTAGACAGAAATCACAATTAGACGAATTTACCATGTCTGAAAAGATCGCTATTTTGCTTATTCAAGTAGGTGAGGAAGCAACGGCAGGAATTTTACGGCATTTAGATGTGGATTCAATTACAGAAATTAGTAAGCAAATTGTTCAGCTTAATGGCACAGATAAAGCCATTGGTGCGGCGGTTTTAGAAGAATTCTTTGCCATTTTACAATCCAACCAATACATTAACACCGGCGGGATTGAGTATGCTAGAGAACTTTTAATTAAAGCCTTAGGCCCTGAGCAAGCTAAGATCATTTTAGAAAAGCTTAGCCGTAGTTTACAAACCCAGAAAAATTTCTCTTATCTAGGGCGTATCAAACCCCAACAACTAGCCGACTTTATCATTAACGAGCACCCCCAAACTATCGCGCTGATCTTAGCCCATATGGAATCGCCTAATGCCGCTGAAACTTTAAGTTTCTTTCCAGATGACATGAAAGCTGAAGTAAGTATTAGAATGGCGAGTTTAGGCGATATTTCGCCTCAGGTGGTTAAGCGGGTTTCTACTGTGCTAGAAAATAAACTAGAAGCGCTCACTAGTTATAAAGTAGAAGTAGGGGGCTTGCGTGCGGTGGCTGAAATCTTTAACCGCTTAGGTCAAAAGGCGGCTAAAACCACCCTTGCGCGTATTGAAAACATTGATGCTAAATTAGCCAATGATATTAAAGAGATGATGTTTACCTTTGAGGATATTAGTAGCCTTGATAACTTTGCGATCCGTGAAATCCTCAAAGTGGCGGATAAAAAAGATCTCACCTTAGCCCTTAAAACCTCTACTGAAGAGTTAAAAACCAAGTTTTTAAGCAACATGAGTAGCCGCGCTAGCGATCAATTTATTGAGGAAATGGCGTATTTGGGAGCGGTTAAAATTAAAGATGTTGAATCTGCACAACGAAAGATCATTGAGGTTGTCCAGTCTCTAGCCGAAAAAGGCGTGATCCAAATGGGTGGCGAGGAAGATATTGTTGAATAACTTGGGTGATGAAAATTTAATCCCTAAGGAGGACCTTGAAAAACACAGCATTAGAAAATACACCTTTAAATCCCTAGCCGATCTGGCTACTGAAACACCGGAGGAAAAAAAGCAAAAGAGAGAAGATAAGCAAGAGTTACAAGAAGAATCTGATGAAGAACCGGTTGTACGTTCTATCCAGCAAGAAAACGATCTCATTGAATGTTTGCTTAAAAAAACAGATGAACTCTCTAGCCATTTAGCTAAGCTACAAATGCAGTTTGAAAAAACCCAAGAGGAAAACCAACAACTCATCCAGCAAACTAGAGAAGATAGCTATAAAATTGGTTTTAAAGAGGGTGAGGAAAAGGCTAAGAATGATTTAAACGCTAGCATTGATGCAGAAAAAAAACATCTTTTACAATCTATCACCACTATTGATCAAACCATGCAACAATCACAAGGCCATTTAGAAACTTTAGAGAAAGAATTAAGCGCAATTGCTGTTGAAATTGCTAAAGAAGTGATTGTAAAAGAAGTGGAGCAAAAAAGCCAAGAGGTGGCTTTGGCTTTGGCTAAGGAATTACTCAAAAATATCATGGACGCCACAGATATTTGCATGAAAGTTAATACTCTAGATTATCCTTTTCTCTTACAAAACCTTAAAGACCTACCCAAGATCAAACTTGAGCCTAGCGATGCCATTGCTAAGGGCGGGGTGCTTATTAGCAGTTCTCAGGGTAATATTGATGGGAATTTAATGGCGCGCTATAAAAACCTTAAAGAAAGCGTGCTGGATAATCTAAAGGTCTAATATGCAGCAGTTAGAAGTCTTTCAAAAGGATATAGCAGATTTAGAGCGGGTCTGTGCGCTAATTAGAGAGCGGATTTTAGAAGTGGTGAGTGCTAATGGCGGGCATTTAAGTTCTTCTTTGGGGGCTATTGAGCTCATTGTAGGGTTACATAGCGTTTTTGATAAAAATAAACACCCCTTTATTTTTGATACTAGCCACCAAGCCTACGCGCATAAACTTTTAACAGGGCGCTTTGAAAGTTTTAGTACTCTGCGCCAAATTAATGGCCTAAGCGGGTTTGTTCGGCCTAGTGAATCGCCCTATGATTATTGTATTGCCGGGCATAGCTCGACGGGAATCTCTTTAGGTGTGGGGGTGGCTAAAGCCTATGCACTTAAGGGGATTACTTCTGTACCTGTGGTGATGGTAGGAGATGGGAGTTTGAGCGCAGGGCTAGCTTATGAGGCTTTAGATGAATTAGGCGATCGCAAATACCCGCTTGTGATTATACTTAATGATAATGAAATGAGTATTGCCAAACCTATAGGCGCGATTAGTAATGCCCTTTCTCAGTTAATGGCACGCCCTCTTTATCAATCTTTTCGCGATAAGATCAAGGCTATTTTAAAATCCATGCCAGATAGCGTGAGTTATTTGGCTAATCGCTTTGAAGAATCGCTTAAACTCATCACCCCCGGGATTTTATTTGAAGAGTTAGGCATTAATTATATGGGCCCTCTTGATGGGCATGATTTAGAGGCCATTATTCAAGCGCTTAAATTAGCTAAAGAAACTAAAGGTCCTTTAATTATCCATGCCCAAACCACAAAGGGTAAGGGTTATG contains:
- the fliH gene encoding flagellar assembly protein FliH — its product is MNNLGDENLIPKEDLEKHSIRKYTFKSLADLATETPEEKKQKREDKQELQEESDEEPVVRSIQQENDLIECLLKKTDELSSHLAKLQMQFEKTQEENQQLIQQTREDSYKIGFKEGEEKAKNDLNASIDAEKKHLLQSITTIDQTMQQSQGHLETLEKELSAIAVEIAKEVIVKEVEQKSQEVALALAKELLKNIMDATDICMKVNTLDYPFLLQNLKDLPKIKLEPSDAIAKGGVLISSSQGNIDGNLMARYKNLKESVLDNLKV
- the fliG gene encoding flagellar motor switch protein FliG gives rise to the protein MMAKLTPRQKSQLDEFTMSEKIAILLIQVGEEATAGILRHLDVDSITEISKQIVQLNGTDKAIGAAVLEEFFAILQSNQYINTGGIEYARELLIKALGPEQAKIILEKLSRSLQTQKNFSYLGRIKPQQLADFIINEHPQTIALILAHMESPNAAETLSFFPDDMKAEVSIRMASLGDISPQVVKRVSTVLENKLEALTSYKVEVGGLRAVAEIFNRLGQKAAKTTLARIENIDAKLANDIKEMMFTFEDISSLDNFAIREILKVADKKDLTLALKTSTEELKTKFLSNMSSRASDQFIEEMAYLGAVKIKDVESAQRKIIEVVQSLAEKGVIQMGGEEDIVE